Proteins encoded in a region of the Ziziphus jujuba cultivar Dongzao chromosome 3, ASM3175591v1 genome:
- the LOC107421919 gene encoding lipoyl synthase, chloroplastic — MICQSQQFSLLSVSSSSSSSNPIAKPHIPMSIKLPTLGFRIRCEAVDSAKKANGYSGPHTGRDPNVQKPGWLRQRAPQGERFQEIKESLSSLKLNTVCEEAQCPNIGECWNGGGDGVATATIMLLGDTCTRGCRFCAVKTSRNPPPPDPMEPLNTALAIAAWGVDYIVLTSVDRDDLSDGGSGHFAQTVKALKELKPEIMVECLTSDFRGDLNAVDVLVHSGLDVFAHNIETVKRLQRIVRDPRAGYEQSLSVLKHAKISKKSMVTKSSIMLGLGESDDELKEAFADLRAIDVDILTLGQYLQPTPLHLTVKEYVTPEKFAFWKEYGESIGFRYVASGPLVRSSYRAGELFVQTIVKDRANQTAVKS, encoded by the exons ATGATTTGTCAATCCCAGCAGTTTTCACTACtttctgtttcttcttcttcttcttcttcaaatccAATTGCAAAACCCCACATTCCCATGTCCATAAAGCTGCCAACTTTGGGATTCAGAATCCGATGTGAGGCCGTGGATTCGGCCAAGAAGGCGAATGGGTATTCGGGTCCTCACACTGGGAGAGACCCAAATGTACAGAAGCCCGGATGGCTGAGGCAGAGAGCCCCACAAGGAGAGAGGTTTCAGGAAATTAAGGAATCGCTTTCCAGTTTGAAGCTCAACACGGTTTGTGAAGAAGCCCAGTGCCCCAACATTGGAGAGTGCTGGAATGGAGGTGGGGATGGTGTTGCCACTGCCACTATCATGCTTCTTGGTGATACTTGTACTCGAGGATGCAGATTCTGTGCTGTCAAAACCAGCAGAAACCCTCCTCCTCCTGATCCCATGGAACCCCTTAACACCGCTCTTGCCATTGCTGCTTGGGG TGTGGATTATATTGTTCTGACAAGTGTAGATCGTGATGACCTATCTGATGGTGGAAGTGGACATTTTGCCCAGACTGTGAAAGCTCTGAAG GAACTTAAGCCGGAAATTATGGTTGAGTGTTTAACTTCTGACTTTCGGGGTGACTTGAATGCTGTAGATGTTTTGGTGCACTCGGGATTAGATGTTTTTGCACACAACATTGAGACTGTGAAACGGCTTCAACGAATTGTTCGAGACCCTCGAGCCGG GTATGAGCAGAGCTTATCTGTTCTAAAACACGCAAAGATCAGCAAGAAGAGTATGGTAACAAAATCTTCCATAATGCTGGGTCTTGGAGAGTCAGATGATGAGTTAAAGGAGGCTTTTGCTGATTTAAGGGCCATAGATGTTGATATATTAACGCTTGGTCAATATTTACAG CCAACTCCATTGCACTTGACTGTCAAGGAATATGTTACCCCAGAGAAGTTTGCTTTTTGGAAGGAATATGGGGAGTCTATAGGATTCCGCTATGTTGCCAGTGGGCCATTG GTTCGATCATCATATAGGGCAGGGGAGCTCTTCGTTCAGACCATTGTTAAGGACAGGGCTAACCAAACTGCTGTCAAATCCTAA